The Pseudorasbora parva isolate DD20220531a chromosome 19, ASM2467924v1, whole genome shotgun sequence genomic sequence TTGAGGTCTGAGTctcggtttttttttttaaagcaaaaaaatgTGGCTAACCTGAATTCATGTTCGCTGACCACCTCTCCCAAGTATTCAATGATGAATTGGCCAGAACGTAGGGGCTGCTTGGTGCGGATCCCCCAGCCCTTCCCCTCAGCTCGGAAGCGCTCAAGGCACTGCACCCACTCATGCTTCTGGATATGCTGGTTATCACACTGATCACCACACGGACATGTACTTGGAGAACACTCAGCAAAGATCATCCTGAGacagacagaaatgagagactAATGAGATCCATGTTATGAACTATAACTGTactaatgagtaaacatttaaataagtatttgaaaaaaGTATTTCATTGCCCTGTTACCTGTTTAGACAGTCGTCCTGACAGCCCTTCTCGCAGTCTTCAGGCGCCCTGCAGTTACAAGTAGTGGCTTCATAGCCAGAAAGAGGCTTCACATCCACATAGACATCTAACAGAAAACATTTGAATGCGTTACTTTTATCATCTGcaaacatgcatgcaaaacacaacCCAAAAACAACAGCAGACCTGAAAATCAACAACTCCCAGTTCTGTCAAATCAGTATATTTATGGAAACAAATGCATGACTTAGTGCAAGTCCTTACTGGATCTGATCTTCTTATAGAGAGGCACATCAGGTCTCTTGTGGAGCTACAAAAAACAAAGATGCATATTTTACTGGAAATATTTTTACAAGCAAACTGTTAAAAATTTGCAAATTTGTGTTTCATAGACCATACAACACTTGTATTAGatttatgcttaaaacaagaaaatagaaaacttgccaatgaaaagaaaaatttaATTCTCTAATCTTACAAGTGAATCTATCTTGTTTTGAGGACGTTTATTGGAAACCACAAAATACtgattaataaaattatttttccaGTGAATAAAGTAAATGACAAATGCAGATGTCAACTCAGGGAAAGATCTAGTTTTAAGGAGCTACCTGATCATGTTTCCAAAGCCACAGGATGTCGTAAGGCAGCTGGAAATCAATGCGTTTCTGTCTCAAGTATTTCCCTGGAAAAACACCAAAGACAAAGTGTAGTTATTAATTCAGTCACTTTTTCCTTTAACATAAATTGAGGTTGCCCCATTCTAATATTGAATCAACTAATCACCTCATAACTCATAAACCATAACTAATCAGCCTGATTGCCCATGAGGCCATGCATAACAAACTGGTTAGGAATGGCAATTTACCGCCAAAGCGGTATACTAATACAAGTCCACAAGCTTATGTTATGCTGAAATCAGAATCCAACTGTTAATTAAACAGCAATCTGATATTGAGCTAAACTAAGAAATGCATGTCAAAATGATGCATGCTAAGCAAGAAAGAACTCACCAACATGAATGGGAGCAGGTAGAAGGCCATACTCATGTTCACCTGGAGTGTATTCTAACTTCTCCTTCTTTAGCTGTAGCAGCTGACTGCGAGGACTGATGGGGAAATGCAGAAAGGTTACGTTTATTTACCTGGGATATGAATGTTAGACAATAAAACGGGCTTACTGAGCATGTTCACCCTTACTCATCGGTCTTGTACACATCAGAGTAAAGCCCCGCCTTTTGAAACTTCTTTTTgggtggtctagcaactctcttctCCCGTTGAGTGGTTACTGATGGGTTTGGGGCTTGTTCCACAGAAGTAGGGACAGTGCACTCTGGGGAGGACTGGCTATCAGGTTTTCCCTCCAGTGCActgaatataaaaacacaatcatttattatgagatttaaaaaaaaatcatttaaaaaaatgtacctgCTTTTTGGCCATGATATGGAACCAAAAACATATGTAATGAAAATAGATATTTTTGgggggctgtcaaaattaacgcgttaataattaattttaacgtTACTATGTTATTAACGCATGATTAACACAgcacgcattttctgtttgatccttGGCCTAGCCCGTATTTGGAGAAATTGAGATGAGCtatagacgtaaaggatgcagcagcaaacattaatagggaaagaaaagggttaacattaacattactattctgaaacaagtgcagttatagcctacataagctacaatattttctgtttaacttttattagtcCTAGACTaaaaaaaagtgcgtttttacactgagcacattctgtgcagtccgagcgcgatgTGCGAATACACTGCAAGCTTACTTTCGCTCATGTCCAATCATTGACAAAAACACCACTTaaagtacatgtgttttattgaactaaatacattacaattggCTAAAACGAATacacaggttacttttctgtaacacacacacaaaatacaggcagttcaatagggaacgcGCTGCTCTTAAAGGgcccacactatattccagatGTGGTACTGGTGTGCTCCTAGGTCCGCATGACAGATTTCACATTACCAATATTTTATACAAAACGTGCCCTATTCTGAACTAAACTAGTCTAAAAACtccttttatttatattcttaaaatgagatgAATCACAGCTTACTCTGAgtttttaagcttaggcttaagagacatgaccaagttctttgaaaaacatctatgacctttgatacatgtctagtcttcatgatctgttgagtatggtttcactaataataaaagtatatatttgcataaagcatgcatatttgtccatacccatgttgattagagtattaaaaacatattcatttaagatacatttacaactgataaaaatgtgtgattaagtTGTGATTAATCGacagttaactcatgacaatatgTGATTAATtgtgaataaatattttaatcgattgacagccctatttttttatttaatgctgATTTTAAACACATTAAGCAGCTGAAATTCAGATCTGGTAATGGCCACTTTGctggtagaccaatcacaacagactggtccactgaccaatcagagcagaggaaGCTTTTGGAAAGCAGGGGTTTAGTGAGACAATCTTTTATGAAGCTGTTTCAGTGAGAAACGAGGTGATGTGCTTatcaatattaaaaacaaaacttaatatttttgtcgAAACAGTGATCattttctttgatgaatagaaggtTCAAAAGattagcatttatttgaaaaataaatctttagtaacattaaatgtctttactgtcatttttgacCAATTAACGCATCcttggtgaatttttttttaaattagtttataaCAAATCACACTGTCATTTGAATGGTTGTGTATATTGTACCACATACCTGCGAAAACAATGCATTTCTTCCTGGGTCAACCATTCCCTCCCTCCTTCTGTTCTCGCTCTCGCCATCAAATCCTCCTCTCTAGCAGCTGactgttcttcttcttcttcttctacttcttctTCAACCTCTCTTTCCTCCTCTGGTTCCTCTTCTTCCTCATCGCCTCCTTCGGTCTCCCTCTCCCAGTGTTTCCGCTTACGCCCTTTTCTGCGCTGGCTCTGCACTACAGACTCAATGACATCGACCACAGTGTCTTCCTCCCAGAGCACACTTCCTCTGTGCCTTTCAGGTAACGGTTGGTTCTCCTGTTCTGATGCTTGTGGTTGTGGTGAAGGGGGAGGCGACGGCAGCGGGTGCTTACGGGGACGGCCCGGCCCTCGTTTTTTTACCACATTGTTTCCTGTGCGTGCTTGCCTCTGGAGCTTCTTTGCACGGAGGATCTTGTTGACATGGTGCAGGTTGTTTTTGGGAGGGGGCCGATGGGAGTGATGCGAAGGGGGGGAGTCAAGGCAGCATGCAGGCTGGGAGGAGCATGTGGAGGGACTAGCCTGGCGACTGGTGGGCCGGAGAGCTGCGGCACTTCCAGGCTGGTCAAGAGTGCAATGAGAAAGGCAAGAGGAAGAGTGCGAGAGGGATAGAGGAGggtggtggtgatggtggtgcCGATGATGGGGACCCTCAGAAACCTCAGGAACACTGGATTGGCCACCTCGGTTCTGCATGCCAGATACATTCCCTTTGAGATTAAACCAAAAGAAGAGTTGAGTGGCTGAACAtttttgaggggaaaaaaaagtgttgttacAGAACTGACTGAATCACGCAAGGTCCCATAGTATCTATGTCAAGTAATCGAGCagttaaaatgactaaaaatagaTATCCCTATTTAATAGTCAGCCAAGACAATTGTAATGAAAACAAAggctaaaataatttaaatagagAAAACAGCATCTTGTCATTGACTGAGCTAAACTCTTAAAGTCGTGATTAGCTtattatctttatttaaaacaagtttattAGCAGGCAAATAACAGAATGGGGACTTAAGCATATTTTCTACACCATCTAAAATCCAGTTTATCTCCTTATCTCCTAATAGCTAAATTCCGATGTAGAAGAAAATAATTGTCTCACAGATTCAGCAAAAAAGCAGCATCATCTATTCGTGTGTGCAAGGCCTCATTAACTGTGTTCCCTCTATCCTCCATTATCCCTTTAATTAACTTACTCTCAGTCTAACTCACTTTCAACAGTCTTGTCTATTATGTTCTATTCATCTTATCTTTCCATCAGTCAAACTCATCCTTCCACATCTCTCCatttcattgtgttttttttttgtcacaattCCTCTGTGCAAGACGGGTTACAAGTCATAGTTTAATACTTATGTTTAGCTCTTTGCTCAAATCAGATAATAATGACTGCCTTAGCAAGCGCCACTAACTATAAATGAGCACCAATTCATCAACTAGCTCTTCCTTCCAATCACATCTTATTCACAGCCTTAGTCTTACTTTTATCAGTCCTATTTTCCTCTAGCCTTTAATCCTCCTCTTTTACTCTTTCTCATCAGTTTCTTGCTCTCACTGCTACAGTGAATTAATGGTGCAGTCAATGACCGGTGGATGACCTCATGTTCTGAGCTCTAATCCTAGATTACATACTACACTTTTCCGTCTCACTAGGGACCCTCTATGCATCATCacatatacacaaacacactgcccaTCCATCCCAGCATGACTGAGAGGCTTTTACCTGGTTTAGTAAGGTAACATTTAAGCAGGTGTTTTTATTTGAGTGTGAAGAAATTTGGCCATAAAAATTCTGTATGCATGAGGCCAATTTGGAATCCCACCGCTATTGAAGTGCAGAGGAAATTATGTTGCACCAGCCATTTTGTAGTATATTTGGTAATATGTATTGTAGGACCTTTAACTACAAGCTGGAGCTTTGACTATTCTTGTAACCGCCACTTTAAACAGGTCatgcaaaatgtttttaatatgatGGCCTGGCCTTGTAGTACTGAAAACTAATCATAAATTTGCTGCATACACTGAAGCAAGTGACATCCAATAAAATATTAGTACAGAATTATGGAGGACATCGAGGTAAAGCTATATTTGGAGAGTGACTACATTTTACAGCATTAATTCTACAACCTTCACAATGCCAAATTAAATTCGGGTCACCTCAGGAAGCACATATTTTCATTCAGTCAGTTGAAGACAACATGTAAAAAACTGCAAAGACATTACTGAACTGAACCTGAATGTATTGTAATACTTGTATGCTATGATTATAGGCTTATCAATATCAGCATTAGTTCATAGGGTTTTTCACTTACCCATCTCTCTCCTCTCTGCAGATGTGGAACGATCCCTTCTCACTGTCCGGTCCACACGTGAAAGGCTGGAGCTCTCTGATGTTCCACCTTTTTTGCTCCGACTCCCCTTGAGTGATGTTCGAGATAGTGCAGATGCAAACAAGTTGGTGTGGTGGCTGGTCTCTGCCTCCTCAATGGGGGAAGCAGCATCTTCCTCATCACTCTCCGAGCACTCTACTGTGTTTTGCACATGTCCTTCAGAGAATGCACCAGACCCAGAAAAGGACTGGTTTCTAGAGAGTTTGGAGTAATCAGTATCAGAACTTCCTATTCTAAACCAGGAGTCAACAGGATGATGTACCCGGGTCGTGCTGCCCAAAGACAGTCGTGAAGGCCCAAGACAAGACAAAGAGGCCTCTTTACGCTTGTACCGTTCTGCTGAcgatgaggaggaagaggaaggtgAGTTGGCAGAAGCTGCCTGTTTGTTAGCACTGGAGTCGGCAGAGCCATCTCGCCCGAACCGGCAGCGCTGCAGGGACTCTACACTCCCTCGCTCCCCTCTTCCGACTCCCAACCCCTCACCTCCTCCACTTCTGCCACCTATGCTACCTACAActccaccaccatcatcaccctCCTCTTCTCCACAGCGATCACGGTGCTTGTGTCTATGCTTGTGTTTGTGGTGCCAGCCAAATGACAGTTCAGACGACATGGCAGGATAGAGTACTGATGAACGACCACCACCTAGATACTCCTGCCTTAGCAGCTTATGTTTCTTCTTGTGAAATTTTGAGGGGTTAAGAAGCAGGTGAGATGGGTGATGATGATGGACATAAGAAGGGGGTGGTGGTGGAGGAAAAGAGGGGGAATGAACATGGTGGGATGGGCCAGAGTGGGGAGCCTGGTGATGTGGGTGGGGATACAGGGCACTTGCTGGGGTATAACCACGATAGTAGCCAAGTCCCAGAGGAGCAGAAGAGTATGGGACACCATAAGAAGGGTGATAGAACCCACCGCTGGAAAGGGGAAAGCCTAACCCAGGTACAAATGGTACTTCTGATATAGATTCTCTGAGCTTAGGTGGTCGCCCTCTTTTCTTTTTAAGATCTGGCTTACGGACATAATGAAGTGAATCACATGGGTAGGCTGGGTGGGGTGAATAATATCCGCTAAAATTTATCCTGAAGATGGTAGGCAAGAGGTCTCTATGCAGATAGTGATGGGGTGGAGGGTTAGTTCCACCTCCAAGGCTGCTGCTGCTGGCTCTGGCACTTCCCAAACCAGACCCACGGCCTGGGCCTGCTGCTCCAGCACCCAGACCCAAGCTGCTACCCAAACGAAGTGCAGGTGTGCGATGAGCAATTCGTATTTCACTGAGCTGAACACATATCTCCTCCAAATCAGCCAAAAAGTCTGGGTCTTGTCGGCGTGTCCGCAGCTGCAGGTACTTCTTCTTGCGTTTGCGCTTTTGCCTTTTTAGTTTGTCATAGCTAGGGCAGCCATGTCCACGACGCTTGCACTTATGCTTGTGCTTCTCTTTATGTCCAACCAAAGCAGAAGATGGGGCAGCTGGGTGTGGTCTTCTTGGGTCAGGTGATGCCCTAGCTCCAAGTGGAGAGGGTGTAGGTGAAGGACGTTCCAAGAGAACGGAAGATGAGTGCCTCCTTCTACCTCTTGAAGAAAGTCCCATACCCACCCCCATGGCTGGACCTATGACACCAGGCATTAAGAGTCCACTTGCCATACCCTGTGAGACCCCTACACCAACTAAGCCACTTGCACTACCAGCCTTTTCCCCACGGTCCGAGGTGCTGTTGTTGTCTGTTCCAATGCCACTGTCACTGGGTACCGTCTCTTCGCTGTGCGATTCACTGACTGGGGAAGGTGtggcctccttcagctcactcAGAGGAGCAGGAGATGTGGGCAATAGCGGCCTTGGAGGAGAAAACTTTCGATAATGGTAGTGTTGCCTGtagtggtggtggtgatggtggtAACCCCGGCAAGAAGACTTCTTTTGAGATGGGTGTGTTGTGGATGATGTGGTGCTTCCTACAGTGCGTGCAGACGGGGCTGAAAAAGTAGGTGGGGGAAAGGAAAATGAGTGGTGGCCCTGATGGGAATGGCTGCAGTGTGGGTGGGAAGAGAAATGCACAGAGCCAGGCTCAACAAAGCTAGCATCACTAATTGGACTTTGGCCTCCACTTGACTGTGAAAGTGATGGGGATGGGAACACCTCTGGCGGAGGCAACTGGTGCTGCTGGTTTTGTAAGGTCTGCGACTGGTGATGATGGAGTGGGGAAGAAGTGTTTGGTGACAAGAACGGTTCtggtgggggggtgggggcaCCTGGGGAGAGATTAGCTGATGATTTTGGTTTACGACCCCTCCTTTTACCCATATATATTGTCCCTTTTTTGCTAACATTGATCTGGGGCCCTAATTTGCCCCCAAATGTAGCAGCAAGTGACGACAGAGATGGTGGTTTTGCAGCAGGCAGAGCTCCTGTTGCCGCACTATTTCTGGTGCTTTCCTGCTCAGTCCCTGGTTTCGGCCCAAGCAGTATTTGGCTGAGGAGCCTCTTCCGTTTTACTGTCTTCATTTTATTGATTTTGCCTATGATCGTCTTCATGATGAGCTGCCCATTGCCCTTATTACGAAAAGGTTTTTCACCTACTGAAGCATCCCCTGACTCAGGAGCAAGTGTTGGGGGCTGAGTTTCTTGTGGAAGGGTTGGAGGCAAGCGCTTGGGACGCCCTCGCTTTCTTGCCATGGGTTTAGGTGGATCAAAGTCCACTTCAGGGTGCAAAACAGGGGGATCCTGCTCTTCTTTAGATTTGAGCAGATTGGAGTAGCCTTTTGAGGGTGCCAGTTTGTTTGGGGTGCGGCCATGTGCTGGAGCATCTAACCGAGGCATTTTGTTCTTAGGCCGTCCCCTCTTCTTGGGTGAAGATTCAAACAGTTCTGAAACACCAGGGGGCATGAGATTAGAATTGGGAGGCCGTCCTACAGGACGGCGAACAGGGGATAGGGAGGAAAGCCCTGAGGGCATTGTTGTGGTGAGTTTCTGATGGTTAGAAGCAGCCTCGAGTAAAGACTTGTGGGTTCGATTTACTGCCTTCGTCCAGCGAGGTCGCCGTCCTCGCCGCTTCTTAAGAGGTTTTGAATCCTGCTCAGTTGGTGATGCAGGAGATATAGCCCCAGTATCATCGCATTGTGGTGTTGGGCTCCTGCTGGCACCCGAAGGATATGAAGGTGAAATAGTGCATTTGGTGGACTCAGCAGGACTTGGTACCCCACTAACACGACTTTCCTGATTGGGACTACGTTTGACTGGGCTTGAGCTCTCACTGTGTTTACCCCTCTCACTTCGAGGGGCTGACAAAGAACACTTTTCTTTAGCATCTTGCTTACTTGCCATGGCTGGAGTGGAGCCCTTACTTAAATCTCTGGGACTGTCTGTGTCTTTGTCTCGGTCACGCTCTTTGTCTTTCTCAGTAAACTCTTCTATTCGGGAGGGGCTCGCTCTAGGGCGTGAGGCTAGGGAGCCTGGTAAACCTATGTGACATCCTGTACTTCCTATTCTCTCTAAGGAGGAAGacgaagatgaagaagaggaaaATGTTGGTGAAGAAAGAGAAGCCGTGGAGGAAGAATGAGATGGGCCATGCCCAAGACGAGACTGAGATTTAATTCCATTGGTGGTACTGTTGTCAGTGCTATCATTTGCAGATGTTGTCGTCAAACGACTACTGTTTTGAGAAAGAGCAGTACTAGTGGTGGTGCTGGTGGTGGTTGTGCTGCTGTTGCTATTAGTGACATCTTTTGAAAGTCCATCTGATTCCTCTTTTCTGGAGGTGCCAGAAAATTTTTCCAGGATACTATCTTTGTTTTTGGACCCATATGGGCGACCTGGGGGCCGTGAAACAGGTGGTGGTGGGGCAAGGTGCGCCGCCCTGGAATAGGTGTTCCTATTGGCCATAGCTCGTTCAGGACGCTGCAGATTAGAAATTAAGGGAGGCGAGCTACTGTGTGCTGGAGCTGGCGACACCTTACGGGCTTTCGGCTTTGGGCACTTTGTAGGTGGGCATGTAGCTATAAGCTGAGCAAGTTTCTCAGTTACAGTAGGGGTACCCCAGGCAGAAATTCCTCTGTCTTGCTCCTTTTGCCCTTCTGAAAAATTGTACTGAGAAGATTTTAAGATCGCTTCTGTTTTGGGGTCCTGTTGTGATGTGGCAGCTGGGGGTATTGTTGGTGGCGATGGAGCAGGGGAGTTGGTTTGTGGAACATAGTTTTTCTTTCCAGAGGAGTGTGATTTGCTTTCTGTCATAGGACGATGAAGGTTAAGGGGTCTCTCTGAAGAAGTAACAGATTTTACATCAGCTTTTCCCTCTGACTTACAGGCAAGTTTTGGAGGACCCTACATGTACATAAAGTAGAAAATAATGAGTCACAGAAAAACTGTTACATACATTTAATTCAGTGTAATATGGAAAATCATGGAACACAAGAAATAATGAtgcattataaatgtttctGGATTTTTCCTAGCTATTAACAAAATaacttaatttatatatatatatatatattttaatgttttaagcCACTAAAAGTGTTGTTCATTACATGAATATTGGACCATTAttacttgtttttttcttttaaatcaaTAATACAGCAGAAAGACGGGAGATAGAGATGGGAGAAAGATGACGCTTGTGAAATAGAGAAAGAGAAATATGGTTAAAAAGACATTAGGACAAAGTTTAGGCATAGAAAGATGGAGAAACAAAATCTAAAAGAGTAAACAACAAAGTACTCTGGGTCAGACAGAAAAAAGCATAGTTAAAAGAGAAATAAGGAAAGGGAAAAAAACTGAAGGAAAAAGAATGAAAGCTTGTGTTTGGGTGACTGAAAGAGAGAATAGTGAGAAAGAAAAAGTGACAAGATGTGCAAAGCCTATTATCTGATGAAACCACATTAGCTTTGTGAAAGGAAAGTGGAGTAAGAGGGATATTTGAgtgtcttttctttttctttgtttacaaATTCGTAGACATCTGAGAAATGCTGCCTGAGAAGTTAAACAATCTTACCCTTTTTGCTGGAGTACTTCCATTCACAGGAGTGACTGGGCTGGTGGAaacaggaggaggaggaagagatgGTGAGGGAGATGTAGCAGCAGGAGCAGTAGATGATGGAGTTGCTCCTCGGTTGACAGAGGGGCTTTTCTCTCCTTCTTTTCTATGACTTGGACTAGAAGTGTGGCTGCTCCCATCACTGGCTCCGGCTCCACGATTAGCACGTCCTCCACCTCTGCCTCCACTATGCCTAACCGTGGCTCGGAAGGCTGGCCGACAGACATAGTTCTCAAGGATTTTAGGAGGCTTCTTCATGCGTTTGGCCTGCAGGCCTATTTTGAGCTTGACGTTGCCCTCAGAGTAACTGGTTTCTTTGACTGAAAATTGTGTGGgatgctgctgttgttgttggtCACTAGTCCCACTTTCAGCACCACAAGTTTCACTCTGTGCTCCATCTCTTGGTTTCTCTCGTTTCTTTTTCTCCTCTTCATCGTCCTTCTTTCCTCCTACTCCTTCTTTCTCACGTTCTCCTGGGGGGGCATTGGCAGGGGGCGGAGGTGGCGTAGAGGGCCCCCCCTGTGTCCTCTGATCCATTGGTGATTTGGGGAACAAGGGGGGCTTGAGTGGGACAGTATGTTCTCACTCGCAGGTATAGGTACAGGAGGACTTTGCAGATGTCAGGTATAGGGAAGGAATTTGAACGGAGGGGAAGTGGAAGGGGGTGTAGCAGAGGTCAGAAATAAATCCTTGTTGGGTTGAAGCAATGTCGTCCCTTGCCAAGTGCCCAGCCTTCTCACCTTCAAACTGTGGAGATAAAAACACAAGGGGTGTTACAACCAAAAGACAAATTAGCCACACTTCTAAGACAGCCTTAacctttaatttaattattaacacAGTATGGCTTTGCATACATGGATCACTACCACCACAAATACGACTTTGAATGATCAAACTAAGGACATGGAAAGGCTAGAGTTATTGATGGTTCTGAATGATAAACTAAGTGGCCAGACAGAAAGCTGACTTGCACAAATGTACTTTATAAACTAAACACATTTCAGTAATTTATGAATCATTGAAGCGTTTGaagaaaatgcatgttttttacaACTGCATTACTTCATATTCTAATAAACGAGCATTATCTCAAGCAATTCAAGCAATTTTTGTGTGACACAGCCTTTTTAATATAAACATAACTATTTACATATAGTAGGatcagtcattttaaaatggttATTGGAAATTTCAAGCTGTATATTTCACAAACAATTAACAATCCTGTTTTACAACCCTGTGTAAAAGCGTTTCTAATAAATTGACCTGGATCATAAAAGACAGAAAAACTTCTGCCCCTTACACACCTCCAAAACAAAAGGCCACTGAGTAATTTAGTACTGCACCAGCCACAGGTGCTTTCTGAGGGTCAAGTCATTGGGAGGCGAGCCCGAGCAGTGACCTCGGCATAAAAGGCCCTCTGGGAGACAGAGGATCCAGTCACCTTTTCGAGCCCTTTTTATGACTTCTAGTCAGAAAAGCACACAGAGTGAATGA encodes the following:
- the ash1l gene encoding histone-lysine N-methyltransferase ASH1L: MDQRTQGGPSTPPPPPANAPPGEREKEGVGGKKDDEEEKKKREKPRDGAQSETCGAESGTSDQQQQQHPTQFSVKETSYSEGNVKLKIGLQAKRMKKPPKILENYVCRPAFRATVRHSGGRGGGRANRGAGASDGSSHTSSPSHRKEGEKSPSVNRGATPSSTAPAATSPSPSLPPPPVSTSPVTPVNGSTPAKRGPPKLACKSEGKADVKSVTSSERPLNLHRPMTESKSHSSGKKNYVPQTNSPAPSPPTIPPAATSQQDPKTEAILKSSQYNFSEGQKEQDRGISAWGTPTVTEKLAQLIATCPPTKCPKPKARKVSPAPAHSSSPPLISNLQRPERAMANRNTYSRAAHLAPPPPVSRPPGRPYGSKNKDSILEKFSGTSRKEESDGLSKDVTNSNSSTTTTSTTTSTALSQNSSRLTTTSANDSTDNSTTNGIKSQSRLGHGPSHSSSTASLSSPTFSSSSSSSSSLERIGSTGCHIGLPGSLASRPRASPSRIEEFTEKDKERDRDKDTDSPRDLSKGSTPAMASKQDAKEKCSLSAPRSERGKHSESSSPVKRSPNQESRVSGVPSPAESTKCTISPSYPSGASRSPTPQCDDTGAISPASPTEQDSKPLKKRRGRRPRWTKAVNRTHKSLLEAASNHQKLTTTMPSGLSSLSPVRRPVGRPPNSNLMPPGVSELFESSPKKRGRPKNKMPRLDAPAHGRTPNKLAPSKGYSNLLKSKEEQDPPVLHPEVDFDPPKPMARKRGRPKRLPPTLPQETQPPTLAPESGDASVGEKPFRNKGNGQLIMKTIIGKINKMKTVKRKRLLSQILLGPKPGTEQESTRNSAATGALPAAKPPSLSSLAATFGGKLGPQINVSKKGTIYMGKRRGRKPKSSANLSPGAPTPPPEPFLSPNTSSPLHHHQSQTLQNQQHQLPPPEVFPSPSLSQSSGGQSPISDASFVEPGSVHFSSHPHCSHSHQGHHSFSFPPPTFSAPSARTVGSTTSSTTHPSQKKSSCRGYHHHHHHYRQHYHYRKFSPPRPLLPTSPAPLSELKEATPSPVSESHSEETVPSDSGIGTDNNSTSDRGEKAGSASGLVGVGVSQGMASGLLMPGVIGPAMGVGMGLSSRGRRRHSSSVLLERPSPTPSPLGARASPDPRRPHPAAPSSALVGHKEKHKHKCKRRGHGCPSYDKLKRQKRKRKKKYLQLRTRRQDPDFLADLEEICVQLSEIRIAHRTPALRLGSSLGLGAGAAGPGRGSGLGSARASSSSLGGGTNPPPHHYLHRDLLPTIFRINFSGYYSPHPAYPCDSLHYVRKPDLKKKRGRPPKLRESISEVPFVPGLGFPLSSGGFYHPSYGVPYSSAPLGLGYYRGYTPASALYPHPHHQAPHSGPSHHVHSPSFPPPPPPSYVHHHHPSHLLLNPSKFHKKKHKLLRQEYLGGGRSSVLYPAMSSELSFGWHHKHKHRHKHRDRCGEEEGDDGGGVVGSIGGRSGGGEGLGVGRGERGSVESLQRCRFGRDGSADSSANKQAASANSPSSSSSSSAERYKRKEASLSCLGPSRLSLGSTTRVHHPVDSWFRIGSSDTDYSKLSRNQSFSGSGAFSEGHVQNTVECSESDEEDAASPIEEAETSHHTNLFASALSRTSLKGSRSKKGGTSESSSLSRVDRTVRRDRSTSAERREMGNVSGMQNRGGQSSVPEVSEGPHHRHHHHHHPPLSLSHSSSCLSHCTLDQPGSAAALRPTSRQASPSTCSSQPACCLDSPPSHHSHRPPPKNNLHHVNKILRAKKLQRQARTGNNVVKKRGPGRPRKHPLPSPPPSPQPQASEQENQPLPERHRGSVLWEEDTVVDVIESVVQSQRRKGRKRKHWERETEGGDEEEEEPEEEREVEEEVEEEEEEQSAAREEDLMARARTEGGREWLTQEEMHCFRSALEGKPDSQSSPECTVPTSVEQAPNPSVTTQREKRVARPPKKKFQKAGLYSDVYKTDDPRSQLLQLKKEKLEYTPGEHEYGLLPAPIHVGKYLRQKRIDFQLPYDILWLWKHDQLHKRPDVPLYKKIRSNVYVDVKPLSGYEATTCNCRAPEDCEKGCQDDCLNRMIFAECSPSTCPCGDQCDNQHIQKHEWVQCLERFRAEGKGWGIRTKQPLRSGQFIIEYLGEVVSEHEFRSRMMEQYFSHSGHYCLNLDSGMVIDSYRMGNEARFVNHSCEPNCEMQKWSVNGVYRIGLFALKDINSGTELTYDYNFHSFNTEEQQVCMCGSERCRGIIGGKSQRINGLPAKGGGSGGGVRRLGRLKEKRKSKHSLKKREEESSDSSKFYQHLLMKPMSNRERNFVLKHRVFLLRNWEKMRDKQELLKREGERERERENSGLSLYTRWGGVIRDDGNIKSDVFLTQFSALQTSRSVRTRRLAAAEENTEVTRTARLAHIFKEICDMITSYKDSSGQTLAAPLLNLPSRKRNTQYYEKVTDPLDLSTIEKQILTGHYKTVEAFDADMLKVFRNAEKYYGRKSAVGRDVCRLRKAYYGARHEAAVQIDEIVGETASEADSSDSLERDHAHHHHDGGGSHDKDDDVIRCICGMYKDEGLMIQCEKCMVWQHCDCMRLEADVEHYLCEQCDPRPVDREVPMVPQPSYAQSGSIYYICLLRDDLLLHQGDCVYLMRDSRRTQEGQPVRQSYRLLSHINRDKLDIFRIEKLWKNEKGERFAFGHHYFRPHETHHSPSRRFYHNELFRVPLYEIIPLEAVVGMCCVLDLYTYCKGRPKGVKEQDVYICDYRLDKSAHLFYKIHRNRYPVCTKPYAFNHFPKRLTPKRDFSPHYVPDNYKRNGGRSAWKSERPKGASNCDEDPSPSASCDRLSAGFSRDGDEGGVRVVEGDMETSTEDSSTPVPQQSTSQERRTGGEEEDVEEEEEGEERGERRDMDEGSRERGGEGGGGREVLDAPCPSSLSSSPLHPSILGRREAQRERLNKILLDLLHRAPSKNAIDVTYLLEEGSGRRLRRRTLGLSEFICRK